In Phragmites australis chromosome 24, lpPhrAust1.1, whole genome shotgun sequence, the following are encoded in one genomic region:
- the LOC133906952 gene encoding AT-hook motif nuclear-localized protein 10-like, whose protein sequence is MENKDVAPLAAAIAAQAAAAPVPAPASQPPPASMTPQQHQQQPPPFAQQAAPASSPSAPMPSGMRLSFDQMAGKAPGEHQHHPGPMLYAAPPPPAAAAAGAPGGNVLGMGELMRKKRGRPRKYAPDGSMALALAPISSASAGGAAPPGQQQHGFSINSPPSDPNAKRRGRPPGSGKKKQFEALGSWGIAFTPHILTVKAGEDVASKIMTFSQQGPRTVCILSANGAISNVTLRQPATSGGLVTYEGRFEIISLSGSFLLAEDGDTRSRTGGLSVALAGSDGRVLGGCVAGMLLAATPVQVVVASFIAEGKKSKPAEARKVEPMAAPPQMATFVPAPVATSPPSEGTSSASSDDSGSPINHSAMPFNNSGQHQQPHQHQHMPPAYASGGWSLSAAHQQNRHDSDMKMMSN, encoded by the exons ATGGAGAACAAGGACGTGGCcccgctcgccgccgccatcgctgctcaagcggcggcggcgccggtgcCTGCACCGGCTTCTCAGCCACCGCCGGCCTCTATGACGCCgcagcagcaccagcagcagccgccgccgttCGCGCAGCAGGCGGCGCCGGCGTCGTCACCGTCCGCGCCCATGCCCAGCGGCATGCGGCTGTCGTTCGACCAGATGGCGGGGAAGGCGCCGGGGGAGCACCAGCACCACCCGGGGCCCATGCTGTACgcggccccgccgccgcccgccgctgcTGCCGCGGGCGCGCCGGGCGGCAATGTGCTGGGCATGGGCGAGTTGATGCGGAAGAAGCGCGGGCGGCCGCGCAAGTACGCGCCCGACGGGAGCATGGCCCTGGCGCTGGCGCCCATCTCGTCCGCCTCCGCCGGCGGCGCCGCGCCCCCTGGCCAGCAGCAGCACGGGTTCTCCATCAACAGCCCCCCGTCCGACCCCAACGCCAAGCGCCGCGGCCGGCCCCCCGGCTCCGGCAAGAAGAAGCAGTTCGAAGCCCTCG GCTCTTGGGGCATAGCATTCACCCCTCACATCCTCACCGTCAAGGCCGGCGAG GATGTTGCTTCAAAAATAATGACATTCTCACAGCAAGGTCCTCGCACAGTTTGCATTCTTTCTGCTAACGGTGCAATTAGCAATGTTACACTTCGGCAGCCAGCTACATCTGGTGGATTAGTTACTTACGAG GGGCGCTTTGAGATCATCTCTCTATCTGGTTCTTTCCTGCTTGCGGAGGATGGTGACACTCGCAGCAGGACTGGTGGTTTGAGTGTTGCACTTGCAGGGTCTGATGGCCGAGTTCTTGGAGGATGTGTAGCTGGAATGCTTCTGGCGGCAACTCCTGTTCAG GTTGTTGTGGCTAGTTTCATAGCTGAGGGCAAGAAATCAAAGCCAGCTGAGGCACGGAAGGTCGAACCGATGGCTGCCCCTCCACAGATGGCTACCTTCGTACCAGCTCCGGTGGCCACTAGCCCTCCGTCAGAGGGCACCTCCAGTGCGTCGTCTGATGACTCCGGCAGCCCGATCAACCACAGCGCGATGCCTTTCAACAACTCCGGCCAACACCAGCAGCCTCATCAGCACCAGCACATGCCCCCTGCCTACGCGTCTGGCGGCTGGTCGCTGTCTGCCGCGCACCAGCAGAACAGGCACGACTCTGACATGAAGATGATGTCGAACTAA